In Lytechinus variegatus isolate NC3 chromosome 6, Lvar_3.0, whole genome shotgun sequence, the DNA window TCTGATCACTAGTTGCATATCATGTGAATTAATCAAAAAATTAAACgagatttaaatgaaatttaatattgAAGTTTAATTATGATTCTACGAAGTAAAGCCTAATCTGAGGAATCATGTATGGGTTGCACACCTGCTACCGATCAAAACGCCACAAATTCAAAGCAACAAATGGTTGCCAttcatatgcaaatgagcaCAACCGTATATAAGCACAGCAAACACGCTCATTCACCAGTTTTCAAAGTGACAACAAGGCTCATCCAAATCGCTTACGGGAGGAAATAAGAGCTGTTATATTTGGAAGGAAAAAGTTGGGTGGGACATGATTCTCAGATTAGGCTTTATTTCGTAGAATCATAATTAGATTTcaatattaaatttcatttaaatctcgtttaatttatttattctacTTCGTAAGCCTAATTGTTCAGAATCATGTATGGGACTTCAAAGCCAAAACTTTGGATGAGCCGATAGTCCAAAAGATACACCCAACTCACTTGATCGTCGAGATCATCACACATGACATTACATTTCGCAACATTCACCATTGTCATGCATAGAGACAGAAATATTCTGAgacaaatttgtaaatattaatttttttctcctttaataacAGATAACGTATTAACAGTCTTCTTCGACTGATTCAAGAAACTCTTTTTGTAGAAATAAAGTAAAGGCCTAATCTCCAACTGTATACGGCCCATGATTTCTTAATATCAACTGTTCTGTATTTGCTTTCAAGCAACAAACAATAATTAAGGCCAAAAGTCAACTGGTTCACCGAGAACTGCGGAATCAAAGTTCACGTACGCCGTTGAGGCAAGAGGTTTTATTGTAGAAGATTGCAAAGGTCTGCGCTGAAGACCATCCGGCGGTGGAAAGAATGACGTCGATCGACGCTCCGTGACGTAATGCGGCACTTGTTGATGCTGAACGGGTACTATGTCCTTTGAATGTAGCAGTATCCAGGCCTGCTTTTTTCAGGACACACTTAATCCATCTGCTTATTGTTTGCGATGTCACATTGTGATGTGGAGCATTAATGGAAACCAGTAACCTCAGGTGTACCCCAGGGCAGTGTACTTGGGCCGCTCCTTTTCCTGGTCTACATCAACGACCTTCCCAACTGTGTCTCCGATGGCACCAATGTCAAGCTCTTTGCCGACGATACCATGGTGTATAGGGCCATCAAAAGCCATGATGATGCAGTTCAGCTGCAACAAGATCTAAATGCACTACAAGAATGGGAAAGGAAATGGCTAATGGAATTTCATCCCGGGAAATGCCAGGTTCTTAATGTCTCCAAACGGAAGAAAAAAGACCGACATAGCCATAAATATACAGTCCATGGAACTGAACTAAAGCCTGTTGAATCTGCCAAGTACTTGGGCGTTGAGATTTCGAGTGATCTCTCCTTTGACAGACACATTGACAACATTACCAAAAAGGGAATGAAGACACTTGGCTTCTTAAGGAGAAACTTGCCCGGTAAGTCATGCTCCAAGGAAACCAAAGCTGCCTGTTACAACACACTTGTTCGGCCTATCGTGGAGTACGCAAGTTGCGTGTGGGGTCCCCACACTAGCAAAGCCATTTCCAAGGCAGAATCTGTGCAACGGAGTGCAGCTCGCTATGTGATGAACAATTACTCAAGACGATGTAGCGTCACAACCATGATTGATGCGCTTCAGTGGAAGACCCTGCAACATCGTAGAGCAGTGTCAAAGCTTACTATGATGTACCGAATCACCAACCATCTGATTGACATCCCCGACGACCAGTTGGTACCGCTCAACACTCCAACCAGAGGCCACAGCAAGAGATTTCTAATCCCACGATCACGCACATCACTACTGAAGGATACGTTCTTCCCAAACACCATCCGTTTGTGGAACGGTCTACCTGAAAATGTGGTCATCTCACCATCGATCGACATCTTCAAGACACGAGTCAGAGATGTCGTCTTAAACTAACTCAAAATATGAGAAcaatttgtatatagtgtatatgcgttcgtttttggacttattttcatcGAGCTTTGCTACGAGCAACACGTTTAATTAGCCGATAGACAACCAACTGTTGTGCGACGATACTCCGTGGAGGTTTATGCACActactggaagaagaagaagagccGACGATTGTTGGCCCTCAGGCGCGAAGTGCGTTTCAGGTATTCGATGAGGGTACGGAGAACACAAAGCCTTTCTTCTGCTGGGTATGCACGTAACGTGATTACCGTTGGGGGTGATCCTGGTCGGCTCGTCTTGGTCAACTCGTTGATCACGAACTCAACACACGAATCAGATATAATGCAATCCGTCATACTGATGAGTGACAAAGCTTGAGCCCGTTGACCCGAAACTAGAGCTATCAACATAACTAGTTTGAAAGTTAACTGTTCGAGGGATAGATCGTGAAGGGGGGTCAGCCCCTTGATATAGTCCAGAACTATGTTCACATCCCACGTTGTACTATATCGTGGGCGGGGAGGGCGTAAATTAAATGTTCCTTTCAAAAAGCGAGATATGAGGGGATGTGCCCCCACCGCAAACCCCTGACAAGGAGGTAGAAGTGATGAAAGTGCGCTCCTGACCGTGTTTAGGCTACTGTACGATGCACCCCGGTAGAATTCCGATGTTAGGAACTCGATGATACAATTCAAATTAGAACAAAAGGGATTGACACTCCTTCGACAACAGAAAAGAAGCCATTTTCTAAGGGCTGAGTCATAACTTTGACGAGTGGACTTTCTCCACGAGTGCAAGATGACATTCGCAGCTTGCGGCGAAATTCCTTGGGCTTGTAGTTGTCCCCCGATAACTGACAGGCAATGAGGCGCAGTTTCCCGAAGAGGGGATGGGGTCTATctgaaaagggaagagaaagcAGAGTATTAGATGCTGGTAATAGTACAGGATAAGCTGTGAGCATGTGTAGTAGTCGTGGATACCATATCTGggttttccacagggggggggggcgattagtATCACCTCGGCTTTATCCTTCAGTATCTTTCGTAGTATGTTAATGAGGCAAAACGGGGGGAAAATATAGCTCCGAAAGCACCCCCAATTTAGAGAGAACGCGTTAGTTGTTAAGGCCTCCGGGTCCGGATGCCAAGATACAAAGGAGTCCACCTGTCTATTGAGACGAGAGGCAAATAGATCAATGTCAGGGACAAAGAAGATATTGCAAACATGATAAAACACAGGATCAATCATCCACTCTGTGTTCTCATTAAAGTTACGAGAGAAGGAGTCTGTTATTGTGTTTTGTTTCCCAGGTATGTGTTCGGCGGAGAGCCAAATATTCCTCTCCATACACCACAACCAAATGTCTCGACTGACGGAATGTAGATCAGGCGAATGACATGTACCAAATTTGTTGATGCAAGAGACAGCTGAGGAATTGTCAGTCCTAACGTGAACATGTACGGCGTTCAAATCTGAACAAAAGGAACGAAGTGCAAAGAGGATAGCCAAAAGTTCCAAAACATTAATATGCAAATCGCATTCTGTTGAGGACCAGTGTCCTTGTGTATTGACATGAAGAGTTGGACTATACGCCCCCATCCCATGAGGGATGCATCTGTCTCTATGTAAATGTCGACGTTCTGAACGATTGGGGCAGAGGCGCCGGGGCGTGAGACGCCCACCATGTCAGCGCCAACCTTGATCGAGTATTTATCACAAAACCAAGAAATTCGATTTGTTGACAGGGTTCAATCACCGATTTCTTTCTATTCACAACAAAGCCTAGAGATTCACAAAGATCTAGGCGTGCCTTAGTATTACATTGGCATTCGTTATAATCATATCCTATTAATAATGCATCGTCGATATAATTACAAGATGCATACCCTAAATTCCGGAGGAAAGCAATCATTGGTTTAAGAATTTTTGTAAAGACTCTCGGTGCACTCGATAACCCAAATGGGAGAACACAAAACTCGAAAAGTTTGCCCCTCCATTGGAAGCGGAGATACTTGCGATGTTCCTGTGCAATAGGCACTGAGAAATATGCGTCTTTGAGGTCAATAGACGCAAAATAACAATTCGGTTCAATTAAACGTAGAGCAGAATCAAAGGTCTCCATTTTAAAATGGTGATATGAAACAAATTGGTTCAGGTTTTTGAGGTTGATAACCGGCCGAAAAGAGCCGTCTTTTTTGGGTGAgagaaaaatgtttgaaatgaatTCACCCTTCACATGAATACAGGGTACAATAGCCTCCTTTTTAAGCAGATTTTGAATTTCTGCGTCAATTAATATCATTTCAGGTTCGCTGAAACTGATTTGAGATGGAACAGTAGTCTGATAAGGTGAACAGTCGAATTCTATAAAATAATGTTGAACCGTGTTCAAGACCCATGGGTCTGAAGTAATCCGCTTCCAATGGGGGGTGAACCGAGACAATCTACCCGAAACAACGGGCAAACTTACCGACGCCGATTGATCTAATCGGCTTGTTTCTTGGTTTGACGGCCGCGCTGGTCCGGGTGGAAAGGCGGGGCCCGGTGTCTCCTCGGAGGGAAGTTTGGGGGAGGCCTTGAATAGTTTCCCGGCATCGAACGGCGGCGTGAGTCACGGTACCCCTCTACTTGATAGGGTCTGGTAGCCTGTCGAGTGGGGCGTGCAAACCTCCTGCGGTTTTGATGGGGGGCCTGTACACCAATGCCCAGCCGATGTGTTTCCTTTAATTCCTTGCATCTCTGGGGGAGATTGTCCCCGAACAGCAGGTTGGAGGTTCAGGAACCCGCACTATCCGTGCATAGCGGGCGAAAAGCCGTATCAAGCTCCGGCTTGATGAGCTCACGATGCCTCGAGCTCAGGTCGAGGCTTGCCGCCCCCAAAATGGCAATGCCGTCCAGTAGCAGCTTGCTAGTTTGCCGTGGGTCGATGGAGGGGGCCTTATCTGGATCGAGAAGGCCATCCGCAGCGCGGGCAAGTGGAGATTTTGCCTTGAGTAAGAGTGACTGGGTCTTCTGAAGTTTGTGGTCGAATATTCGAGTTCCACTCTTTAAGATAGACCAAATCTCAGGGTTGACTCTGGGGGCGGAAAGGGCCTTACAATTCTCAGGTCGGGGGAAAGCCTCCAACTTCCCCTTTAGAGTGTCCTCTTTCAAGCCGGTGGACATCAACTTGTTAACCACCTCGGCCAGTTTCTCTGACACAGAAGCGCCGACTACCTCGTCTGCTTTCTCCACTAGTTCGGAGTACTCTCCCAATACACCTTGATCAGCTCGGTCCTGAGTGGAGGGTTGCTGAGAGACAAGCCACTCGATATCGTCGTCCACATCATCTCCCTGCTGGTTGGTGGTTGCAGAGGTGTTTGGGAGGAGGGACAGAACAGTCGACTGTAACGTCGATACAGTGTTGGCCAGCTCCAACATGCCTGGCGCATGGCCGACGTCTATCTCCGCCTCCCTGGCACCCATAGGTGCAGCGTCAGGGGGCTGCCGCGGAGTCTCCCGGGGGTCAATAGATCCATCGTCCGGGGTCGGTCTGGTTATGGTACACGGAGCTTGCTTGCCcggcttcttcttctttccgtCCTTGGCTGCTTGGCCGCCAGCCAGTGGTTGGGAGGCGGATGGTTCCGGATCCAGCGAAGGGCAGGGCCCGTTAAGTAAATCGGAGAGTTCCCGCGAGAGGTCCGTCATCATGTAGCCTGGCGTAGATTGGCACACAGAAGTACACTGGTGAATGAGCGTGTTTGCTGTGCTTATATACGGTTGtgctcatttgcatatgaaTGGCAACCTTTTGTTGCTTTGAATTTGTGGCGTTTTGATCGGTAGCAGGT includes these proteins:
- the LOC121417731 gene encoding uncharacterized protein LOC121417731 gives rise to the protein MTDLSRELSDLLNGPCPSLDPEPSASQPLAGGQAAKDGKKKKPGKQAPCTITRPTPDDGSIDPRETPRQPPDAAPMGAREAEIDVGHAPGMLELANTVSTLQSTVLSLLPNTSATTNQQGDDVDDDIEWLVSQQPSTQDRADQGVLGEYSELVEKADEVVGASVSEKLAEVVNKLMSTGLKEDTLKGKLEAFPRPENCKALSAPRVNPEIWSILKSGTRIFDHKLQKTQSLLLKAKSPLARAADGLLDPDKAPSIDPRQTSKLLLDGIAILGAASLDLSSRHRELIKPELDTAFRPLCTDSAGS